Proteins encoded by one window of Martelella endophytica:
- a CDS encoding MATE family efflux transporter yields the protein MEQSAARVPRPFQVTHRQVLTIALPMMVAHFSTPLVSLAATGVVGQLRDEVLIGGVALAAVIFDVLFTTFNFLRGATTGFTAQAVGAADRRLEQRMLLGGILIALVSGLLILLLHVPIGHLGLAVLDADGPVGEAAWTYYTWRVWSAPFALFNFVVFGWVIGRGEAVTALLLQVVLNGLNLFFAFFWVLWLDYGLAGAGAASLVAEGLTAIAGVVLILQRTDRHLWERPDFSTMKRMFSVNRDMMIRSFALLIGLSFFTRQSGVLGTDILAANTVLLRYYFFGVAFLDGFATAAEQLAGRAVGAFYRPAFNRVIRLTTLWGVAMALFVSAAFFLTGPSVVALIAPIPETQALAHTYLPYAAIMPLIGVIAFQMDGVFIGATWSREMRTLMLISLACYFAAWAVLQPLYGNHGLWIAMLLFQGVRSVVFRFMLPKLADRTFSPA from the coding sequence TTGGAACAGTCGGCGGCACGGGTCCCGCGCCCCTTTCAGGTCACCCACCGGCAGGTGCTCACCATCGCCCTGCCGATGATGGTCGCGCATTTCTCGACGCCGCTCGTCAGTCTTGCTGCCACCGGCGTCGTCGGGCAGCTGCGCGACGAAGTGCTGATCGGCGGCGTGGCGCTGGCGGCCGTGATCTTCGACGTGCTGTTTACAACCTTCAATTTTCTGCGGGGCGCCACCACGGGCTTCACCGCGCAGGCCGTCGGCGCGGCTGATCGGCGGCTGGAGCAGCGAATGCTGCTGGGCGGTATTCTGATCGCGCTCGTCTCCGGCCTGCTGATCCTGTTGCTGCACGTGCCCATCGGTCACCTTGGCCTTGCCGTGCTCGATGCCGATGGCCCCGTCGGCGAGGCGGCCTGGACCTATTATACGTGGCGGGTCTGGTCGGCGCCGTTTGCGCTGTTCAATTTCGTCGTGTTCGGCTGGGTGATCGGCCGCGGCGAGGCGGTCACCGCGCTGCTGTTGCAGGTGGTGCTGAACGGCCTCAACCTGTTCTTTGCATTCTTCTGGGTGCTCTGGCTGGACTACGGTCTTGCCGGTGCTGGCGCAGCGAGCCTTGTCGCCGAAGGGCTGACGGCTATCGCCGGCGTTGTCCTGATCCTGCAGCGCACCGACCGGCATCTGTGGGAGCGGCCCGACTTCTCGACGATGAAGCGGATGTTCTCGGTCAATCGCGACATGATGATCCGCTCGTTCGCGCTCCTGATCGGGCTCTCCTTCTTTACCCGGCAGTCCGGCGTGCTCGGCACCGATATCCTGGCCGCCAACACGGTTCTGCTGCGCTACTATTTCTTCGGCGTCGCCTTTCTCGATGGTTTCGCCACCGCCGCCGAACAGCTTGCCGGCCGCGCCGTCGGCGCCTTCTATCGCCCCGCCTTCAACCGGGTGATCAGGCTCACCACGCTTTGGGGCGTGGCGATGGCGCTGTTCGTCTCCGCCGCCTTCTTCCTCACCGGCCCCTCCGTTGTCGCCCTGATCGCGCCGATCCCGGAAACCCAGGCGCTCGCCCACACCTATCTGCCCTATGCGGCGATCATGCCGCTCATCGGCGTCATCGCCTTCCAGATGGACGGGGTCTTCATCGGTGCCACCTGGTCGCGCGAGATGCGCACGCTGATGCTGATATCGCTCGCCTGTTATTTCGCCGCATGGGCCGTGCTGCAGCCGCTCTACGGCAATCACGGCCTGTGGATCGCCATGCTGCTGTTTCAGGGCGTGCGATCGGTCGTCTTTCGCTTCATGCTGCCGAAGCTTGCCGACCGGACCTTTTCGCCGGCCTGA
- a CDS encoding peroxidase-related enzyme, with product MSEAVHTFTLEPLDWHPYVKPVNLEEATEAQREALQITPSNTKVSDYVLVLAQEPETLQQRSPLFNDIMYSKDGLSRGGREMGALAASFVNKCIYCAAVHANRHIQVEKRPEVIQEIYEKGLDADLPDYDQALFNFGVDLTAHPDNVGVYQFYHLREAGLDDLEILDLIHAVAIFGWANRLMHTLGEPHIKE from the coding sequence ATGTCCGAAGCCGTCCACACCTTCACCCTCGAACCGCTCGACTGGCACCCTTACGTGAAGCCGGTCAATCTCGAGGAAGCGACAGAGGCGCAGCGCGAGGCGCTGCAGATCACGCCGTCGAACACCAAGGTTTCCGACTATGTGCTGGTTCTGGCACAGGAGCCGGAAACGCTGCAGCAACGCTCGCCGCTCTTCAACGACATCATGTATTCCAAGGACGGCCTGTCGCGCGGCGGCCGCGAGATGGGCGCGCTCGCCGCCTCCTTCGTCAACAAGTGCATCTACTGCGCCGCCGTCCACGCCAACCGCCACATCCAGGTGGAAAAGCGCCCGGAGGTCATTCAGGAAATCTACGAGAAGGGACTGGACGCCGATCTGCCGGATTACGACCAGGCGCTGTTCAACTTCGGCGTCGACCTGACCGCCCATCCGGACAATGTCGGGGTCTACCAGTTCTACCACCTGCGCGAGGCAGGCCTTGACGACCTCGAGATTCTCGACCTAATCCATGCCGTCGCCATTTTCGGCTGGGCGAACCGGCTGATGCACACGCTCGGCGAGCCGCACATCAAGGAATAG
- a CDS encoding CMD domain-containing protein: MTDVIDKVLGNDAEITALRNRREKLKTLTQTSYEAALTPKDAGNFSYALRAALAARMCRLWSATELEEHYRELLASYGDASVEAITDPGFRPGEADARLGAILERTDLVTRTPKDATRADIEKLYAAGLDDRDIVTLSSLVAFVNYQILVVAGLKMLRDH, encoded by the coding sequence ATGACCGATGTCATCGACAAGGTGCTGGGCAACGACGCCGAGATCACGGCGCTTCGAAACCGGCGCGAAAAACTGAAGACGCTGACCCAGACCAGCTATGAGGCGGCGCTGACGCCGAAGGACGCAGGAAACTTCTCCTATGCGCTGCGCGCTGCCCTCGCCGCCCGCATGTGCCGGCTGTGGTCGGCAACCGAACTCGAAGAGCACTACCGCGAACTTCTCGCGAGCTACGGCGACGCAAGCGTCGAGGCTATCACCGATCCCGGTTTCAGGCCGGGCGAGGCCGATGCAAGGCTCGGCGCCATCCTGGAGCGCACCGACCTCGTCACCCGCACCCCGAAGGATGCGACGCGGGCGGACATCGAAAAGCTCTATGCAGCCGGCCTTGATGATCGCGACATCGTCACCCTGTCGAGCCTCGTCGCCTTCGTCAATTACCAGATCCTGGTCGTCGCCGGGCTCAAGATGCTGAGGGACCACTGA
- a CDS encoding 2-hydroxychromene-2-carboxylate isomerase: MTKKTVYYYHALSSPWAYLGWPQFKALIEKHDLDVVVRPTRIVPDNGGVPLRSRPQPRQDYHAVELDRWRKRLNMPLVLKPAHYPTNNEFSARMVIAADREGLPALELSHALLHALWSEELDVTLPEVRIDVANRIGLDGKALQAMEDEPDIMQAWIDSHEEAKSRGVFGTPTWIYKDVLYWGQDRLDFLDEALSED, encoded by the coding sequence ATGACCAAGAAGACCGTTTACTACTACCACGCCCTTTCCTCGCCCTGGGCCTATCTCGGCTGGCCGCAGTTCAAGGCACTGATCGAAAAACACGATCTCGATGTCGTCGTTCGTCCGACCCGGATCGTGCCCGACAATGGCGGCGTGCCGCTGCGTTCGCGGCCTCAGCCGCGGCAGGATTACCACGCCGTCGAGCTCGACCGCTGGCGCAAGCGCCTCAACATGCCGCTGGTTCTGAAACCGGCGCATTATCCGACCAACAACGAGTTCTCCGCCCGCATGGTGATCGCCGCCGACCGCGAAGGTCTTCCGGCGCTCGAACTCTCGCATGCGCTGCTGCATGCGCTATGGAGCGAAGAACTCGACGTGACGCTGCCGGAAGTCCGCATCGACGTTGCCAACCGCATCGGCCTTGACGGCAAGGCGCTGCAGGCGATGGAGGATGAGCCCGACATCATGCAGGCCTGGATCGACAGCCATGAGGAGGCGAAATCCCGTGGCGTATTCGGCACGCCGACATGGATCTACAAGGACGTGCTCTACTGGGGCCAGGACCGCCTCGACTTTCTCGACGAGGCTCTTTCCGAGGACTGA
- a CDS encoding NAD(P)-binding domain-containing protein: protein MTNKEALETLNARVRQDLGYLNYPASNWVKPAGPIDGKPVSDIVIVGAGMCGLAAFVQLNRQGIRNVRIIDKAEKGMEGPWLTYARMETLRSPKNLLGPALGIPSLTFQAWYRAQFGTEKWDALYRIPRPMWQDYLTWYRDVMEIPVENGLSVERVVPREDGILTLEMADGEVIYTRKLVWATGRDGLGKGTIPNFVSGLPRSSWAHSADPVDFDKWKGKRVVVIGVGASAVDNAAEALEHGAAEVRLLARRPKMPTINKLMGIGSYGITAGLPDLSPEWRWRIMDYGDKQQTPAPHGSTLRVSRHDNAYFHFNCGIAKVEQQGAEVVITTVTGREFRCDFLILGTGFSVDPMVRPEFALFNDRIACWEDRYTPPAGEENPGLGRFPWLNSDFSFTPKEEGDAPFLKDIHCFNYGSAMSLGKVSGDIPAISEGALWLVRGIASGLFRDELDKHWEDLLAYEKPELDGSEWTDADAVERA from the coding sequence ATGACGAATAAAGAGGCGCTTGAGACGCTGAATGCGCGGGTCAGGCAAGATCTTGGCTATCTCAATTACCCGGCCAGCAACTGGGTCAAGCCGGCAGGTCCGATCGACGGCAAGCCGGTCAGCGACATCGTGATTGTCGGCGCCGGAATGTGCGGCCTTGCCGCCTTCGTCCAGCTCAACCGTCAGGGCATCCGCAATGTCCGCATCATCGACAAGGCCGAAAAGGGCATGGAAGGCCCCTGGCTCACCTATGCCCGCATGGAGACGCTCCGCTCGCCGAAGAACCTGCTCGGCCCGGCGCTCGGCATTCCCTCGCTGACCTTCCAGGCCTGGTATCGCGCCCAGTTCGGCACCGAGAAGTGGGACGCGCTTTACCGCATTCCCCGGCCGATGTGGCAGGACTACCTGACCTGGTATCGCGACGTGATGGAGATCCCGGTCGAAAACGGCCTTTCCGTCGAACGCGTGGTGCCGCGCGAAGACGGCATTCTGACCCTCGAGATGGCCGACGGCGAGGTGATCTACACCCGCAAGCTCGTCTGGGCGACCGGCCGCGACGGGCTCGGCAAGGGCACGATCCCCAATTTCGTTTCCGGCCTGCCGCGTTCAAGCTGGGCGCATTCGGCCGATCCTGTCGACTTTGACAAGTGGAAGGGCAAGCGCGTCGTTGTCATCGGCGTCGGGGCTTCTGCCGTCGACAATGCGGCCGAAGCGCTGGAGCATGGCGCGGCGGAAGTCCGCCTGCTGGCGCGCCGCCCGAAGATGCCGACAATCAACAAGCTGATGGGCATCGGCTCCTACGGCATCACCGCCGGCCTGCCCGACCTTTCGCCCGAATGGCGCTGGCGCATCATGGATTACGGCGACAAGCAGCAGACCCCTGCCCCGCATGGCTCGACGCTGAGGGTGAGTCGCCACGACAACGCCTATTTCCACTTCAACTGCGGCATCGCCAAGGTCGAGCAGCAGGGCGCGGAAGTGGTGATCACCACGGTCACCGGCCGCGAGTTCCGTTGCGATTTCCTGATCCTCGGCACCGGCTTTTCCGTGGACCCGATGGTGCGGCCGGAATTTGCCCTGTTCAACGATAGGATCGCCTGCTGGGAAGACCGCTACACCCCGCCGGCCGGCGAAGAAAACCCCGGCCTCGGCCGCTTCCCGTGGCTGAATTCCGACTTTTCCTTCACACCGAAGGAAGAGGGCGATGCGCCTTTCCTGAAGGATATCCACTGCTTCAACTACGGTTCGGCGATGAGCCTCGGCAAGGTTTCCGGCGATATTCCGGCGATCAGCGAGGGCGCCTTGTGGCTTGTGCGCGGCATCGCCTCCGGCCTGTTCCGTGACGAACTGGACAAGCACTGGGAAGACCTGCTCGCCTACGAAAAACCCGAGCTGGACGGGTCCGAATGGACCGATGCAGACGCCGTTGAAAGGGCCTGA
- a CDS encoding ABC transporter ATP-binding protein: MQPLVHFRNVNKYYGKSLAVNALDLEIERGKFVTLLGPSGCGKSTSLRMLGGFETPSSGEILLDGKDVTHLPPHKRNVNIVFQDYALFPHLTVARNIAFGLELKGMASEKIHARVMELLELVQLQEFADRMPDQLSGGQRQRVALMRALAPDPDVLLLDEPLSALDAKLRHQMQIELKSIQAHTGKTFLFVTHDQEEALTMSDVIVVMNNGRVEQKGSPHELYARPINRFVATFIGESNFLDATVVSVDGQIATLDWCGHVIHATLTGPAPRTGAHVTVALRPEAIYAVDHNPDRRIALKGRISNRLFKGNFTALTVNLNEGQSLVAQLDPVALAHLSGDDVYIGWREEDAVVLAD; the protein is encoded by the coding sequence ATGCAGCCTCTCGTCCATTTCCGCAATGTCAACAAATACTACGGCAAGTCGCTGGCGGTGAACGCCCTCGACCTTGAGATCGAGCGCGGCAAGTTCGTCACCCTTCTCGGCCCCTCCGGCTGCGGCAAGTCGACATCGCTTCGAATGCTCGGCGGGTTCGAGACGCCCTCTTCCGGCGAAATCCTGCTCGACGGCAAGGATGTGACGCACCTGCCGCCGCACAAGCGCAACGTCAATATCGTGTTCCAGGACTACGCCCTGTTCCCGCATCTGACGGTTGCCCGCAACATCGCCTTCGGCCTCGAACTGAAGGGCATGGCCTCGGAGAAGATCCACGCCCGGGTGATGGAACTCCTCGAACTCGTCCAGCTTCAGGAATTCGCCGATCGCATGCCCGACCAGCTTTCCGGCGGCCAGCGGCAGCGCGTGGCGCTGATGCGGGCGCTTGCGCCCGATCCGGACGTGCTGCTCCTCGACGAGCCGCTCTCGGCGCTGGACGCGAAACTCCGCCACCAGATGCAGATCGAGCTGAAGAGCATCCAGGCCCATACCGGCAAGACCTTTCTGTTCGTGACCCACGATCAGGAAGAGGCGCTGACCATGTCCGACGTGATCGTGGTGATGAACAATGGCCGCGTCGAGCAGAAGGGCAGCCCGCACGAGCTCTATGCGCGCCCCATCAACCGCTTCGTCGCGACCTTCATCGGCGAATCCAACTTCCTCGATGCCACCGTTGTCTCCGTCGATGGCCAGATCGCGACTCTGGACTGGTGCGGCCATGTCATCCACGCGACGCTGACGGGACCGGCGCCACGCACCGGCGCGCATGTGACAGTAGCGCTGAGGCCTGAGGCGATCTATGCCGTCGATCATAACCCCGACCGCCGTATCGCTCTCAAGGGACGGATCTCGAACCGGCTGTTCAAGGGCAATTTCACAGCGCTCACCGTCAACCTCAACGAAGGCCAGTCGCTCGTGGCGCAACTGGATCCGGTGGCACTCGCCCATCTTTCCGGCGACGACGTCTATATCGGCTGGCGCGAAGAAGACGCGGTGGTTTTGGCGGATTGA
- a CDS encoding ABC transporter permease, whose translation MKNPQNVFLTGFYWAFVAYLCIPLALLMAMSFKDSNFISFPIDSFTLKWYASVIQDKQFLGAVGYSLMIAAIVTLVATIVGVWIALIAANEAIWGRAIIFALACLPAVVPGMIEAIAMRIFIRLIHVPTGTFAIILGHTVHAVPFVVIMAMTRLRSMPSSLIDAARDLGADNFIAFFRVTLPYLGPALVGGMIFCALTSIDDFVRTFFLGGYQTTLPMLIFAKISGGMSPEINAMATLVLIATAAIGLYAERRVRRARN comes from the coding sequence ATGAAAAACCCGCAAAACGTCTTCCTCACCGGCTTTTACTGGGCCTTCGTCGCCTATCTGTGCATCCCGCTGGCGCTGCTGATGGCGATGAGCTTCAAGGATTCGAACTTCATCTCCTTCCCGATCGACAGCTTTACCCTCAAATGGTACGCCTCGGTCATTCAGGACAAGCAGTTCCTCGGCGCCGTCGGCTATTCGCTGATGATCGCGGCGATCGTCACGCTGGTCGCCACCATTGTCGGTGTCTGGATCGCGCTGATTGCCGCCAACGAAGCGATCTGGGGCCGGGCGATCATCTTTGCGCTTGCCTGCCTGCCCGCCGTCGTGCCGGGCATGATCGAGGCGATCGCGATGCGCATCTTCATTCGCCTCATCCACGTGCCGACCGGCACCTTCGCCATCATTCTCGGCCACACGGTTCACGCCGTGCCCTTTGTGGTCATCATGGCGATGACGCGGCTCCGGTCGATGCCATCGAGCCTGATCGATGCCGCCAGGGACCTTGGCGCCGACAACTTCATCGCCTTCTTCCGGGTGACGCTGCCCTATCTCGGGCCGGCGCTCGTCGGCGGCATGATCTTCTGCGCGCTGACCAGCATCGACGATTTCGTCCGCACCTTCTTCCTCGGCGGCTACCAGACCACGCTGCCGATGCTCATCTTCGCCAAGATCTCGGGCGGCATGTCGCCAGAAATCAACGCCATGGCGACTCTCGTCCTCATTGCCACCGCCGCCATCGGCCTTTACGCCGAACGCCGTGTCCGCCGCGCAAGGAACTGA
- a CDS encoding ABC transporter permease: MNDKKQAGMPARRIRYNSWIGQLARSPLYAMTIGAIAANRRARLIVLIAVPLAWIAFFNLGPILQMANISFMANYPVMDGDAANYTLAQYKLFFAEPLYFVPFIRSIIFSLIVTASTLIVVYPVAYYIGKVIRPASRNKALLLLLTPFWAGEIIRVFSVIMLLANRGAVNALLRELGFIDRPIPMLYTYFSLGFGVVYLIALYMLLPLYSSIEKIPNSLLDAASDLGAGPFQRFRRVILPLSRDGIISGCSLVFLTAVGVFAAPLLLGGPNTVIFPEIIAQLFHGSNDKWPAGAAFSIIMLIFSLATVGLFMRVVGGKNVRLM, translated from the coding sequence ATGAATGACAAGAAACAGGCAGGCATGCCCGCGCGCAGGATCCGCTACAACAGCTGGATCGGCCAGCTTGCGCGTTCGCCGCTCTACGCCATGACGATCGGCGCCATTGCCGCCAACCGGCGGGCACGGCTCATCGTGCTGATCGCCGTCCCGCTCGCCTGGATCGCCTTCTTCAATCTCGGCCCGATCCTGCAGATGGCGAACATCTCGTTCATGGCCAACTATCCGGTGATGGATGGCGATGCCGCGAACTACACGCTTGCCCAGTACAAGCTGTTCTTCGCCGAGCCGCTCTATTTCGTGCCGTTCATCCGCTCGATCATCTTCTCCCTGATCGTGACGGCGTCAACGCTGATTGTCGTCTATCCGGTCGCCTATTACATCGGCAAGGTCATCCGCCCCGCCTCGCGCAACAAGGCGCTGCTGTTGCTGCTCACGCCTTTCTGGGCGGGCGAGATCATCCGCGTCTTTTCGGTGATCATGCTTCTCGCCAATCGCGGCGCGGTCAATGCGCTTTTGAGAGAACTCGGCTTCATCGACCGCCCGATCCCGATGCTCTATACCTATTTCTCGCTCGGCTTCGGCGTCGTTTACCTGATCGCGCTCTACATGCTGTTGCCGCTCTATTCCTCGATCGAGAAAATTCCGAACAGCCTGCTCGATGCCGCCTCCGATCTCGGCGCCGGTCCGTTCCAGCGCTTCCGCCGCGTCATCCTGCCGCTATCGCGTGACGGCATCATTTCCGGATGCTCGCTGGTGTTCCTGACCGCCGTCGGCGTGTTCGCCGCACCACTGCTTCTCGGCGGACCGAACACCGTCATCTTCCCGGAAATCATCGCCCAGTTGTTCCACGGCTCCAACGACAAGTGGCCGGCGGGCGCTGCCTTCTCGATCATCATGCTGATCTTTTCGCTTGCGACCGTCGGCCTGTTCATGCGCGTCGTCGGCGGCAAGAACGTCCGGCTGATGTGA
- a CDS encoding extracellular solute-binding protein yields the protein MTFLIPTRRSTLKLMASGAGLLAAPSIIRPARAADSVLNITTYDKFLPQDFIDQFQRDTGIEIRIRLTDDQGKQYNLLAAEGADPTTDIVTVAGHRISQFLASDLLQPLDTDKIANWGNLAKPYQGAPQLTTDGKVYGVPLLAGFEGMVRNTDYTKASDSWELMFDPEYKGMTTYIISDFLSITMKYLGYDGDYVEYVGKPEEAQAATNAARDFLIEHKDMVRKYYDGASEVQQMLVNEDVYVAQSWSGAASKLIMDGFPVELSIPKEGTYGFLYSFNLVKNAPNPEAAYKFFGALLANPDVGAAMVRQSGFASAFAGVDALLSDRERAAIALPEEQIARIQFFAEVNRDMKNEMIDKAVAEIKAA from the coding sequence ATGACATTCCTCATTCCGACACGTCGCTCGACGCTGAAGCTGATGGCTTCCGGCGCCGGCCTCCTCGCAGCCCCGTCCATCATCCGGCCGGCCCGCGCCGCCGACAGCGTTCTCAACATCACCACCTACGACAAGTTCCTGCCGCAGGACTTCATCGACCAGTTTCAGCGCGACACCGGCATCGAAATCCGCATCCGCCTGACCGACGACCAGGGCAAGCAGTATAACCTGCTCGCTGCCGAAGGCGCCGACCCGACGACCGACATCGTGACTGTCGCCGGCCACCGTATCAGCCAGTTCCTCGCCTCCGACCTGCTGCAGCCGCTCGACACCGACAAGATCGCCAACTGGGGCAATCTCGCCAAGCCGTATCAGGGCGCTCCGCAGCTGACCACGGATGGCAAGGTCTACGGCGTGCCGCTTCTGGCCGGCTTCGAAGGCATGGTCCGCAACACCGACTACACCAAGGCCTCCGACAGCTGGGAACTGATGTTCGACCCGGAATACAAGGGCATGACCACCTACATCATCTCCGACTTCCTCTCGATCACGATGAAGTATCTCGGTTATGACGGCGACTATGTCGAATATGTCGGCAAGCCGGAAGAAGCCCAGGCCGCGACCAACGCCGCCCGCGACTTCCTGATCGAGCACAAGGACATGGTCCGCAAATATTACGACGGCGCCTCCGAAGTGCAGCAGATGCTGGTCAACGAAGACGTCTATGTCGCCCAGTCCTGGTCGGGCGCGGCTTCCAAGCTGATCATGGATGGCTTCCCGGTCGAGCTGTCGATCCCGAAGGAAGGCACTTACGGCTTCCTCTATTCGTTCAACCTGGTCAAGAACGCGCCGAACCCGGAGGCTGCCTACAAGTTCTTCGGCGCGCTGCTCGCCAATCCGGACGTGGGTGCCGCCATGGTACGCCAGTCGGGCTTTGCCAGCGCGTTCGCCGGCGTCGACGCGCTGCTTTCCGATCGCGAACGCGCCGCGATCGCGCTGCCGGAAGAGCAGATCGCCCGCATCCAGTTCTTCGCCGAGGTCAACCGCGACATGAAGAACGAGATGATCGACAAGGCCGTCGCCGAAATCAAGGCCGCGTAA
- a CDS encoding aspartate/glutamate racemase family protein produces MKRIGLIGGMSWESTAVYYRHINEEVRRRMGDGLASADLCLRSVNFAEIVALQKAGRWDLAAEHLIAVARELEACGCAMVLICTNTMHILAEDVQAAISIPLIHIADVTGRAVQQAGMHRPLLMATRYTMEKPFYVDFLRAHFALEPIVPAEADRQTVHDVIFDEICCGVISPASHDRYVEIVAKARREGADCVIFGCTEIGLLIAPEDFDFPTFDSTLLHAEAAVQFSLEEDLSAEGKESRRLAMH; encoded by the coding sequence ATGAAAAGAATAGGACTGATTGGCGGCATGAGCTGGGAGAGCACCGCGGTATATTACCGGCACATCAACGAGGAAGTCCGGCGCCGGATGGGCGACGGGCTGGCGTCGGCTGATCTGTGCCTTCGTTCTGTGAATTTCGCCGAGATCGTCGCCCTGCAGAAGGCCGGGCGCTGGGACCTTGCGGCCGAGCATTTGATAGCGGTGGCACGCGAGCTCGAGGCCTGCGGCTGCGCCATGGTACTGATCTGCACCAACACGATGCATATCCTCGCCGAAGACGTGCAGGCGGCGATTTCCATTCCGCTTATCCATATTGCAGACGTGACCGGCCGGGCCGTGCAGCAGGCCGGCATGCACCGCCCGCTGCTGATGGCCACGCGCTACACCATGGAAAAGCCGTTCTATGTCGACTTCCTGCGGGCGCATTTCGCACTGGAGCCGATCGTGCCGGCCGAGGCCGACCGCCAGACGGTGCACGACGTCATTTTCGACGAGATCTGCTGCGGCGTCATCAGCCCGGCCTCGCACGACCGCTATGTCGAGATCGTCGCCAAGGCGCGCCGTGAAGGCGCCGATTGCGTGATTTTCGGCTGCACCGAGATAGGCCTGCTGATCGCGCCCGAGGATTTCGACTTTCCGACATTCGATTCGACGCTGCTTCACGCCGAGGCAGCCGTCCAGTTCTCCCTGGAAGAAGACCTTTCAGCGGAGGGGAAAGAGAGCCGGCGTCTCGCTATGCACTAG
- a CDS encoding Lrp/AsnC family transcriptional regulator — protein sequence MFDEIDRKIIDILQREADKTVGEIAEAVNLSHTPCWRRIKRMEDMGFIRNRVVLIDRKMANIPMTIFISVKAPRHAIEWLDEFRKQIRDIPEVTEAYRLTGDTDYLLRIVVPDIETYDQVYKNLISRLEFSDINSSIAMEEMKFTTALPTKYM from the coding sequence ATGTTCGATGAAATCGACCGGAAAATCATCGATATCCTGCAGCGTGAGGCCGACAAGACGGTCGGCGAGATCGCCGAGGCGGTCAATCTGTCGCACACACCATGCTGGCGGCGGATCAAGCGCATGGAGGACATGGGTTTCATCCGCAATCGCGTGGTGCTGATCGACCGCAAGATGGCCAATATTCCGATGACCATCTTCATCTCCGTCAAGGCGCCGCGTCACGCCATCGAATGGCTCGACGAGTTCCGCAAGCAGATCCGCGACATTCCGGAGGTCACCGAGGCCTACCGGCTGACTGGTGATACGGATTATCTGCTGCGCATCGTCGTTCCCGACATCGAGACCTATGACCAGGTATACAAGAATCTGATATCGAGGCTCGAATTCTCCGACATCAACTCCTCCATCGCGATGGAGGAGATGAAGTTCACCACGGCCCTGCCGACGAAATACATGTGA
- a CDS encoding NAD/NADP-dependent octopine/nopaline dehydrogenase family protein: protein MKIAILGAGSNAYGLAAFTADAGHEPVLWSPSGSRGRGLAEGQMLEATGALEFEGPVGVADTAAEAVSGAGLVMIAMPVNGHRMAIDALVPALDPGTPVIISSHSSFAALYLSRALKKAEKATTIIAWGTTLLTARQKSDTTVTVNTIRQKVDMATVPYSAMEAGHALCTDLFGDRFVPRDGLIAVALSNLNPQNHLGIALMNLTRMEKGESWGQGEHVTPAVGNFIEALDAERLAVVDAFGLKTKTVREHFSTSFHVPLASVSEMNQQMHAEGRGGSGPSSFDSRYIFEDVPFGLVATSALARMVGVPVPLHDAGIAIFSAACGRDLAADNDLLPALDFTAMDRTTLETLCREGY from the coding sequence ATGAAGATCGCCATTCTAGGGGCCGGCTCCAATGCCTACGGCCTTGCCGCCTTCACCGCCGATGCCGGCCATGAACCCGTGCTCTGGTCGCCCTCGGGCTCGCGCGGTCGCGGGCTCGCCGAAGGACAGATGCTTGAGGCAACCGGCGCGCTCGAATTCGAGGGGCCCGTCGGCGTGGCGGATACGGCCGCAGAAGCGGTCTCCGGCGCGGGGCTCGTCATGATCGCGATGCCGGTCAACGGCCACCGCATGGCGATCGACGCGCTGGTGCCGGCGCTTGATCCCGGCACGCCGGTGATCATCTCCTCACACAGCTCCTTTGCTGCGCTCTATCTCTCGCGTGCACTGAAAAAAGCGGAGAAGGCGACGACAATCATTGCCTGGGGCACGACGCTTCTGACCGCCCGGCAGAAGAGCGACACCACCGTCACCGTCAACACCATCCGCCAGAAGGTCGATATGGCGACCGTGCCATATTCCGCGATGGAGGCGGGGCATGCGCTCTGCACCGATCTCTTCGGCGATCGCTTCGTGCCACGTGACGGGCTGATTGCCGTGGCGCTGTCGAACCTCAACCCGCAGAACCATCTCGGCATCGCGCTGATGAACCTGACGCGCATGGAAAAGGGCGAGAGCTGGGGGCAGGGCGAACATGTGACGCCGGCCGTCGGCAATTTCATCGAGGCACTCGATGCGGAGCGCCTCGCCGTCGTCGATGCCTTCGGGCTGAAGACCAAGACCGTGCGCGAGCATTTTTCAACCTCGTTCCACGTGCCGCTCGCTTCGGTATCGGAGATGAACCAGCAAATGCATGCCGAAGGGCGGGGCGGCTCTGGCCCATCGTCTTTCGACAGCCGCTACATCTTCGAGGATGTGCCGTTCGGCCTTGTCGCCACAAGCGCGCTTGCGCGCATGGTCGGCGTGCCGGTCCCGCTGCATGATGCCGGGATCGCCATCTTCTCGGCGGCCTGCGGGCGCGATCTCGCCGCCGACAACGATCTTCTGCCGGCGCTCGATTTTACCGCCATGGACCGGACGACACTCGAGACCCTCTGCCGCGAAGGTTATTGA